The Vicingus serpentipes genome includes the window TTTAGGTTTATACCTATAAAAAGTGTCAACTAAATTCTAAAAAGTGTCAACTAAATGATTTAGGTTTTTTACTCTCAGTTTCTTTGTTAAAAAAAGAAATTATGAGCCCTAATCAATTAGTAACAAAGGAAGATATAAATAATCTTGAAATAAGGTTAATATCTATGATGGAGAATATTACCACAAATTCTCCAATTGACCTCGAACAAGAAACCTACTTGAGGTCTAAAGAAATAAGAAAACTATTAAGCATTAGCGATAACACATTGCGAGCCATGAGAGAGAAAGGGGAAATCCCCTACTCTTTTATTGGTAGTATATATTATTATCCAAAAATTAAAATTTTAGAGACACTCGAAATTAACACCATAAATTAATAATTAACTAAAAACAACAAAAAAAAAATGAAAAGTAAAAAAGAATTCTTGCAAGAAGTAAAACACGCAAACACTATTAACCATGTATTAGATTGTAACAAAATGAAAGTTGATGAATCAAAAAACTATCAGCAATTAAACAAGGAAGTTTTTAACCAAATTGATGCTCTCGAAGAACTGCTACATCAGCTTAATTTACCAGCAAATAAAGTAATGCTTAATATCTGTGAATCATTAACTAGTATTGACCTATTATTACACCAAATGGAACTTCTACATCATGAATTAAAGTACGAAGCTAATCCTAACTCTAAATCAGCAAAAGAAGATTTAACAACCTTAAGAGAGGATTTCTTAGGTAGAGCTAAAACATATTGTAAATATTAATATTATAAAGATGAAAAATTCGAAAACTGAAATTATTACTGCAAGAGTTGACCCAAAAATTAAAGAGGTGTTACAATACATTGCAGTACAAGAAGGTGTAAGTGTAAATTACCTTCTAAATCTAATGGTAAACAATCAATTATCTTTAATGTCATCTAGTGATGACATTGAAGATTTTAAAAAAAGAATTGCGGGATTAGAATTAAGACTTAAAATACGGAAAAGAATGTGTGAGAAGCTAAAAAATAATAAATAGCCTTTAATATTAATTATTTCCTAATCCAATAATAAAAAAAGACTCCTTTCTTGACAATCCATATTATTAATAAAACAGTTATAATAAACAATGCTAAAAGAATCGTTAATATATTTCCAATAAAATCTAATGTGGAAAGAAACCCTGCTAAGCCATTAGAAGTTCCATGAATTGCATTTTCTATTCTTTCAAAAGCTATGTTTGTCTTAAACTGAGTATCAATAGCACCTCCTATTTTGGAGTCAAATATATTTCTTAAATCCATCTGTTTATTTATTAATATTTACATTAATTTATAACGAATAAATTAAATTTTTACAGCATATATTGATTTATCATGATATACCCTAATTTTATATTAGTTTCTTCCACTTCATAAAAAATAGCACCTAATCTTATTTTTTAACATTACAAAACATAATAGGTTCGTTATTATTATTCCTAAGTAAATAAATCCTAGAATCGTTTTCTAATTCATAAACGATTTCAAAGCAAGATAAATCCAATTGAAAATTATCAAGAACCATGTCCTGATAATTTCCAGGTAAATAATTCATAAAGTATTTTATATTGCTTTCTACTAATTTATAAGGACTTATTGGGTTTAATAATAAATATTTTAACACATTAAATAAATATTGATTTGTTGTATTAGAACAGAGTGAAGCATCACCTATCCTATTAGAAAGATTATAAGCAAATTGATCAAATTTATATTGACCTTCATACCCATTTAAAAAAGAGTTAAAAGTACTCCAGCATACCATATTATCTTTTGTAATTAGGAAATCTGGAAAATATAGAAGGCTTAAATCTTCTTCATTTTTAATAGAAGTAGCTAGTTCAGATAATTCATCATCAATTACTTCATAAGGATTTTCAAATAATAAATTTTCTATCCTTTCAGTAACCTTTTTAATCTCTTCATATTTATAATAATCAAAGAATGGAAATGAAAAATGAATTGAAGGATAATAATTAAATTCAACTTCATCATTAGATAATTCAGTTAAAACATTAACTATTATACAAAATAATGGCCTTCCATTTTCATCTTTATAATATTTCCTAATAACCCTATCCAATATATTAATTCAAATAGCCAATTTTTCTTTTAGATTTTGTCACTTTAGACTTCATCAACTCTTGCTTAATAAGCTCTTCTATTCTTGATTCATCTTGATTAGAATTAAAAATTCCATCTATTGTATACCTTCTTGACACATTCCCTATCTGCGCACCTGTCAAATCATAATTAAAAGATAGTTCCTCTTTTTGTTTTTTAGATAATTCAGGAAAATGATGATGTAATATCTTAAACCGATTATGCTGTTCTGGCTTATCAATTTTTAATTTGATTAAAAAGCGACGTTCAAAAGCTTTATCTATATTACCAATCAAATTGGAGGTTGCTATCATTATGCCTTTAAACTCTTCCATTTTTTGCAAAAACACATTTTGCATAGAATTATTCATTTGGTCTACAGATGCTTTTACATTTATTCTTTTACTAATTAAAGCATCACTTTCATTAAGAAGCAAAATAGGTGTTCTAGACTCAATTTTAGATAAACGAACATAATCATCAAAAACCTTTGCAACTCTTTTCTCTGATTCGCCTACATATTTATCTCTAACAGAAGATAAATCAACCATAAGGATTTTTCTTCCAGTAATACGAGATAATTGATAAACAAGCTCTGTCTTTCCTGTTCCAGGTGCACCATAAAGCATAACTGTAATGCCTTCCTGTAATTTTTTACTCTTAAGCCTTGTTATGCATTTTTTATAATTACTCTCCCTAAGGACTTTCTTTAAATTATTAACCTCATTTAACTCTCTAGAATTGTAAAACAAATCGACTTTACTTATTGATTCAGGATTAATAATTTCTCCAACATCAGTCTTAAACACTTTAGCTAAGGTTTTAGTTAGAGTCACTGACATAATTTTTGCACCAACTTCTCCTAGAAGATAAAACTCATTATCCATAAACACCCCACCCTCTAGTTTTAGGAGTTTTTTTCGAAGCAATATATTTTTTCCGTGAAGTAAGCTACGCTTAAAGCTTACAAACCTGTTTAAATTTTCATAAACTGCTCGACCAGCGTAATGTACATTCGCACTCCTATCTTCAATAATTGAACTATATGCAACAAAAAGAAACACAACTATTTCTTCCCATTTTAATCCCATGGATTTTAATAAATTCAATTCTTTTATTTCGTTAGAACTTTCCAAATTGGCTTTAATTTCTTCACTAAATTCATCTTTAGTTTGATCAAATCTATTACCCTCAATCAACTGATATAAATTTTGCATAAGATTTACAATAGTTATATCATCATCAATTTGATGTGGAATTTCCATCCTAATTATTTGCTTGAATACTTTTTTTCGAACTATTATTCGATCTTCTCCTCTATTCTCTTTTATTTCAATAAATCCTTTTCTTTTTAAAGATTCAAAATGTTTATATTTCTTATATAATTCAACAACAGGATAACAGATAAAATCAGAAATCTTAACAATAGTACTCTGATAATTATCTCTCATCTGTAAATGCATCAACACTGAAAATAAAATCGTCTCGGTAATTGATAGGTTTAATACTAAAGAAAGATGATTAACAATATCAAATTCCTTTCGACCACTAAGAATATCTTCAGTAGTATCAGAATCTTCTACTTTTGTAAAAAGATTAGCTATCGTTTCAATTTGATCGATCATTGTCTCTGGCATATTGATTTTTTCTTTTCCCATATATAAATTATCGTTTTAAATTATTTAACTCATCAATAAAAGCTGTTAACTCTAACCTTACTGTATCATCTTCAATTATTACTGGCATTACTAAAACTTGTTCTGTAGCTGTTACTTCAACTTTGTAAAAAAGTTTATAATTAATATTATGTCCTTCTATATTTTGTAATTTCATTTTAAACCCCATATTCATTTTTTTATAAAAGTTAATGATCTCTTCTTCTGACAATTCATTTCTAGAAATTGAATCTGTTAACCTTACTAGTAATTGATAATTACCTAATCTATAAGCTGTATTTATAATTTCTCCGAAAGAAGATCCTTTAATTAATGCAGGATTAGACCATCCATTTTTGGCATCACTACTTTTACTTACTTGTATATCAAAAGTAGATTGAGCCTTTTCATCTGATATTACACATGACATCAGACTAACTAGAGATAGTAAAATCAAACTTATTTTTTTTTCAATACTGCTCTTCATGCTATTACTAACGATGTAGATTTTTATTTACAGCATTTATAAAAAAAATTAAGACAACAACTTTACTTCCAATGCTGTATCCAGAAAATTACTTCGTTAATCTTTAAAGCTATTAACTAACACAATCCCCTATATGCAATTTTATAAGATATTTAAGTTTGGAGACTTAATCGGAGTAAATCAATTATCATTTACCGATTTAATTAAAGTACAATTTACAGTGTTAATTATCTATATAATCCTATTTGCATTTTTCGCTCTTGCATTACCATCTTTATTATTTACGCTTTATATTGTATGGATGATAACTGGAGATGGTGGAAAAGGTTATGATGGACGAAATATTGAACAAAGACTCTATATTAACATTTTTACAATTTTAAGTGTAATCTATTTTTTAGTAGATTTTCATTTAGGATGGATTTCAATGAAAGTTACATCTAGTGCTTTTAGTAAAGAAACTCTAGATTCAATTGCTGCATTTAACTTAAATATTGGAATATTAAACCTAATACTATTTTTTGTTGGACACGAAATATATTACTTAGGTGGAAATCGCATTTTTAGAATTTTAATCTTTCTTGTTGCTATTTATTATGGGGCCAAAATAAGCAACTCTATTTCCTATGATATAATTTCTAAAAACAACCTTCAATACAATAATGAAGAAATCGAAAAAATGAGAGAGGAAATGTCCAACTTTAATAAATATAATAATGAATCCACTAGGATTAAGCATATCGAAAAAGAAAAATTAAGACTTGAAGAAAGAGAAAGAAAGCTTAAAGAATTCGATGAAAATTTTGCTGAAAATTATTTAAAGTAACCTTCTTTATAGCTGTATTTTTTTAAGTATTACGTTAGGATGAATATGAGCAATTACAGATATCATATTATTCCAAATAGATTTGTTTACCATATTACCTCAAAAGAAAACAGAGAGAATATACTCAACAAAGGTATACTTTCTAATAGTAATAAAAACATTGGATACAATAATGCTGTATTTGCCCATAATTGTGAATTAATAAACACTAATTGGTATCCATTTATTTTAGATCAATATGAATGGGATTTTGATGAAGAAATAGGTTGGTATAGAGACTCACCTAAAAACATCTTAAAAAGAGCTATAAAAAAATATTATGACATCTGGCGAATAGATACTAAATATTTAAATAGAACCTGGTTTATTGATGATGTAGGTGAAAAAGAATTCGGAGGAAGTTTCATAAAGAATAGAAAACTATATATAGTAACTTTTGGAGATATACCTAAAGAAGCTATTAGACTTTGTGAAATAAGAAATGAAAAGAAACATATAATTGATGGCCAGAATGGTTGGATGAGCTTGTATTTTCCAAATATTGTTAAAGCACCTTCACACAAACAACTTTTAGTCTAGAACTTAACTCTTTAATGTCAAAAAATGAAATACCATGAAACACCTTAAACTAATAATCCTTATTCTTGGAAGCGTAATATTCCAAAAAGTTAGCATAGCTCAATTATCAAAAATAGAAATGCAAGATTCGGCTTGCAATCTTTTTAATAATGAAAGGTATTTAGAATATGTTTCGTACATAAAAACTTTTCCTGCTGAAAAAAAACTTATTAATACTTATAGCGGTCTTGCCTTTGAATTACAATCAGAAAAAGAAACAACAAAACATAAAATAAAGTTATATTATAACAAAGCAAAAAAATATTATAAATCAGCGTTAAAAGAAGGCAGTGATTCTTTTTACCCAAATTATTTTATAGCAAATGACAACCTAGCTAAAGGTAAAAATATAGACGCTCGAAAACTATTTGAAAAAGCATTCAAAGACACTATAGTTTGTAAGCAATTTGAATGCGATTCAGCTTGTTATAATTTATCAATAGCATTAACTTATCTCCCTGAAAATCCTAATAAAGCACTAAAATATTTTAACAAAGGTAAAATTGGTCTAATTCGCAATCCTTACTATTTAAACCAATGGATTTACACTAACCTCCTGGTTAAACAAAAAATTGATTCCGATTTTTATAATGAAATTATGTCATTTGCAGAGCACATGGTTTTTGATGATATTGAACAAGAGGCTCTCTTTATGGCTTATTTATTAGTAATTGAAT containing:
- a CDS encoding AAA family ATPase, with protein sequence MGKEKINMPETMIDQIETIANLFTKVEDSDTTEDILSGRKEFDIVNHLSLVLNLSITETILFSVLMHLQMRDNYQSTIVKISDFICYPVVELYKKYKHFESLKRKGFIEIKENRGEDRIIVRKKVFKQIIRMEIPHQIDDDITIVNLMQNLYQLIEGNRFDQTKDEFSEEIKANLESSNEIKELNLLKSMGLKWEEIVVFLFVAYSSIIEDRSANVHYAGRAVYENLNRFVSFKRSLLHGKNILLRKKLLKLEGGVFMDNEFYLLGEVGAKIMSVTLTKTLAKVFKTDVGEIINPESISKVDLFYNSRELNEVNNLKKVLRESNYKKCITRLKSKKLQEGITVMLYGAPGTGKTELVYQLSRITGRKILMVDLSSVRDKYVGESEKRVAKVFDDYVRLSKIESRTPILLLNESDALISKRINVKASVDQMNNSMQNVFLQKMEEFKGIMIATSNLIGNIDKAFERRFLIKLKIDKPEQHNRFKILHHHFPELSKKQKEELSFNYDLTGAQIGNVSRRYTIDGIFNSNQDESRIEELIKQELMKSKVTKSKRKIGYLN
- a CDS encoding helix-turn-helix domain-containing protein produces the protein MSPNQLVTKEDINNLEIRLISMMENITTNSPIDLEQETYLRSKEIRKLLSISDNTLRAMREKGEIPYSFIGSIYYYPKIKILETLEINTIN